The genomic region AAGCCCACAGCAGAGGCAttggctgctgctcttcCCTTTGTGTTCAACACTATTGCCGCCTTTGGCTACGATGTTGCGCTAgaattaataaccttacttcTCAAGCAGGGTGCATCGGGTCCGCCACTGAACGAGACATTTCTCAAGGCAATTACATCAGATGTACCAGCCGGCTTTGTGCAGTTGTTGACTGAGCACGGCGCTGACGTCAACTATTCGTCTGGCCAGGCTTTTGTGATGGCAATCGAGATGGACAAGCCTTCACTTCTGGAGCTACTatgttcttcctctccaCCAATCCAAGCAACAGTCAATGCTACTTTACCTAAGCTCATCGAGACAAAGCACTACAGCCTCTCCAACACCGAGCTCTTCCTGAGTGCTGCATCACGCGCCACCCCAAAACCATCTCTCACGAATACATACGCTCTTATCAAAGACCACCCACAGCGATCAGAGCTGTTGCCATGCCTTTTACGTCATGGCTTAGACATAAATGAAGAATCCGGTATGATTCTCTGCCTCGCTGTCCAAGAGCACGACATGGACCTCATCAAGTCCATTCTTGCTCTCGACCCCAGCATTGCGACACTTTCCAACGCCTTTCGTGAGGCATGTCAAGTCGAAGATTCGGATATGAAGCTTGATCTTATGGAACTTCTGCTAAAGAAGACTTCTCCAGCTGAGATCGGTCAATCTAGAGCCCTGCTCCAAGAAACCCAAGCCGCTCTTGATGGAAACATGGATGGACTTTGGTTACTCCTCGGCCACAAAGCCAACGTCAACTTCAATAACGGTGAAGCTGTTCAAGCAGCTGCATCAAATAGCGCAGGATACCCgatcatcctcaacatgcTCCTCTCAGCTGGTGCTACAGATGCTACCGTCGAGGAGGCATTCGACGCTGCTAGCAACGCTGATACACCAGCAAGCATCAAGACTGGTATCTTTGGAAGTCTGTTTGCTTTCCACAAGGATATTTCGGTTGAGATTATATCTCGAGCTTTTGTTAAGGTTCTCGAAAGCCACCCTGACGATGAACATCTTTACAACTTGTTACTAGAGCATGGCGCCGGCGCTCAGGTACAGCTTGCTACGTTGGAGGCTGCGGCCGAAGCCTCTCCAGGTGGcctcttccagaagcttctgCGACAGGTCTCTGACTCTACCATGCGCAATGAGATTTTTGAGTATATCCGGATGCACACCACCATGTCGTCGATGGACAGACACCAGGCCTATGAGACCCTCTTAAAGCAAGGCATAGATAAGTTCCAGATGTCTGAAGCCCTTGTGGTGTCAATTCGTAACGAACCTACCAATCGGGAAATTCCTTTGTTGCTCCTCAACCATGGCGCCCAGGTCAACTATAAGAATAACGAAGCGTTCGCCGCGGCATTTCAGTCGCGCAACTTGGAGATGTTCGAACTCCTATGCTGTTACCTCGTGAAAGGCGAGCATGACGAGGCAGCGAAGCTCGTCTTTGAGCATCCGTATCTACGAGAGAATCCCTGTGTTACAGTTGAACAGAGTGTCCGTGCGAATATCTACAGGAGTGTCCTGACCTGCAACATCGATCCGAAGAGTATCTACACCACGCTCGTTCACTTCCTCGATTCACCAGAGTCCAACCTTGCTATAgtggagcttcttctcgagcatGGTGCTGATCCCAACGATGAGGATGGTCACTGTTTCTATCTCGCGGCACGACACAAAGAGGAATCTCACTTCCGGGCTCTTTGCAAACACGCTAACCTATCAATTATCCTACCCACGATTTCACGCCGGATTGTGAAAGAGCACAACGTGACAAGGTGGTTCAAGATCTGTCTTGAGATGCAGCCATCCCAAATTGCAGGACTTTCAGACCAGCTTTTGTATCAGTGTATACGCAAGTTTCCAACCGGCACTGACTGTCTGGATGTACTGTTGGGTGCTGGCCTATCGCCGTCGGCGACGATTACTTATCGTCTGCATAAGAACTGGGTGGAAGAGGATATTTCGTTGCTTATTTGGTGTCTTGTATCCCCATTAAAAACTGGCAATAATGTTATTCTTAAATTGCTGGAACACGGAAGCAAAGGTAAGTCAAGCCTCCGCGGCCCCATGCATAGTGCTCACTGTATGCCAGCTTTGCCAGACTACGTGACCCCTGACTCCAAGATACCCACCATCTTTCTCACACTCCTCAACAAATCACGAGCTCCCGTTCTGGAAGCTttgctcaagcttgatggcACCAATGTTCTTAACCAAACCATCTCCGGATCAAAGTTCAGCTCTCTAGCTTCATACCCGAAGAAGCCCAAACTTGAGTTTACAGCTCTCTtcgaagatgaggacgagatcCCACCACGTGAAGCATCGCTCTTCCTCGGTAATCTTGACGCCTTCAAGTTACTGAATAGCACCATGCTCCCCGACGATGGCACCCTTCATCTAGCAGCTCTATTGGCCCTGCCTGACTTCACAGACTGGCTTCTCTCAACCCACGAGCCAAACTACGAGGAAGAAAACTTTGGCTTCATGGTTCCCCTAGCACTAACATGCTACTCCAAGCCCTTCCCTTGGTGTAAAGTTGCCAACGAGGAACAAGAGTGGTTCGCCCGCTTAGAAGAGACCATCAAGATTCTGATCCCAAAGACATTGTCCAGTTGGAGGTACCGGCAGAAGCTTCCTTTGCATCTTGCGCTGGAGAATGGGAGCCAGGTCACTATGGCTATGTTGAACGTACTGAATTCGAGGGGTATCGGGAATAGGGACAAATATCTTTATACGGATAAGACGGGCATGCAGTACTCGCCTTGTGAGTATGTTGAGGTGTTTgtagaggttgatgatgaggataagATGAAACTGGTCAAGATTCTTCAGGAGCATGGATTAAACTGATCAGGCATATGTATTTACTTTTTTGCATTTATCTTTTTCTACATTCTGTACCCCGACTTTTTTAATTGAAAATATGGTCAACATTTGATTCGCATTCTCATGAGTTCGTGACTTTTGCATCGGGGGTTGTGAACATGGTATATGCATTAGCTAAATAAGCTTTGTGATAGACTTGCCCTTGTTTCCACCATTGTAAACATCTATCCAAGCCCTAGGCATGTCCTCAATCTTCGCAGGGACGATattctcaatatcaacatTGATTCGTCCATCAACCGCCGCCTTGATGAGCTGCTCCATCCCATCAGGAATCTTGTCCATATGATCAAAGAGAAAGAACCCCTTCAGCGTCAACCTCTGGGAGATGATCTCTAACCAATTTTTCAGCATAGTCGGCCTATCCGAGTTGTAGGTACTGACCGCTCCACAAACTGCAATCATTccaaacttcttcatcctcgtgAGAACACCATCCAAAACCGCTCCACCGACATTATCAAAGTAGATATCAACTTCATCTGGTGTCGCCTCCTTCAGATCCTGCACAAACGTAGGGCTTTTGTAGTCAACGCATACGTGAGCACCGAGATAATCTCTGACCCATGCACACTTTTCTTCACCGCCTGCGATGCCTACTACACGCTTGGCACCAAGTAGCTTGACGGCGGTCTGCACGACGATGGACCCTGTTGCTCCAGCTGCAGCAGATACAACGATTGTATGCTCGGGCTTGGCTTGCGCGATATGCAAAAGTCCAACGTAACCTGCCAGGCCGGATCCTCCGAATGCACCAAGATAATGCGTGATAGAGAGGTTGTTTGGCAGAGGGGCGATATGCTGCACGGTATCGGTGTCGAGGATGATCTTATCGCCCCACCAGGATCGATACGGTTCCATTACCAAGTCACCGGGTTTGAAACGTGCGGAGTTGGACTCGAGGACTTCGCCGATCACTCCAGAATGCATGGGGTCGCCGATCTTGATGGGAGGGACGTACATCCTGTCCTCATCCACGGTGCAGCCGATGAAAGTACGAAGGCCTGCATCGTTGGAGATGTAAAGGACCTTGACCAGAATTTGTTCTTCTTTGAGAGGTGGAAGCTGGATAGTATCTAGTCGAAATGTCGGGTTCAGGCCGTCTATTGTTGGTGTTCCCTCTGTCTTGTTGGCGAACACCCAAACTTTAGCTTCAGTATAATCAGTCATATTGATGGCAGTAAGAATATAGAGTTTGAAGATCGAGATTAATTCCTTGGGATTATGGTAACCAGGCACCGGGCCCTGTCTTCAGGGAAATATCTTCATCGAGTCTCCACTCATATTGGAGCATCAGTTGTGGGCCATGACGATGTAGTGAGGTATAAGTTAAAGCAACCATCCACTAAATGGCAGGATTGCACTGGGATATGCTGATAGCGGGGCTTAAGTACTGGATCTTTGGGGAGTTGGTCACATTCGGCTAGAGAACAAGGCGTCATGCCAAAGTCCGTAAGTAGATATTCAATACACGGAACTGTAAGCCCAGAATTATCCCTTTTCATGGATCTCAACTACTAATGCAGCTCAATTTGAgctttttctcttcctctggtGTCATTCGCAGAAGCCCTGTCAGTCACCCGCTCATGATGTGCAGTGACTGGTTGAATTTCCCCTGTTGGCTACATTGCTAGAGAAAGTCCTCGCTAGGAAGCGAACTCTGGCATGGTGTCGCGGGGCAAAGACGATATGGATTCATTCGCGAGATCAATTCACTGTATTAGAGCCCTGTGGCCTTTATATCATCAGTGTGCTTCGTATCAGCGTCCTCCCCatttcgtcgtcgtcttcttcccctcatcTAGCTCAGAAGTCTAACGATGAACATCCCATATGTAGTCTGGCGTCTTGATCCATTATCTGAAGACACTGAGTATTATTTTGGTGGTCGACCTTTCGGGGCTTGTTCCAGTGCCAACACCGCTTGATGATATTCGGTTCTCCGTGCCTGTTCGCACCTGTTGCAAAACTCTTTCTCAGAAGATTCTTTTTCACATTTGCCACACTGATTGCACATTGCTGGAAGTGCCCTAAGTGTATCGATCTCAAAGTCTCTCAGAGAGTCTTGTTTCTCGTAGTGCTCTTTGCACACGATTGCAGGATACATAGTGCGTTTGGCACAAACGATGCAGTAACGGTTTGGTGGATGGTCCATGGCTCCGCTTGCTTGAATGCGGGGGACCCTATCACAACTGATACAAGTTGGTCCGGATAGAGGGCTTTTCAGAACTCGCAAGCACCCTAAGCAAAAGCGGTCTTGGAACAAAGTTAGAATGTACCAGGGTGGGGGAGTGAGAGGCCCCGGTGGGTGATCAGACGTACCGGGATTATCGGTGTTATCATTTGTGATCACTGGAGTAGGCCATCGGTATGGCATTTGCGGTCGTGGGTAGTTCTGATTCGGCGGAGGAGGATTGGGAAAGCGATTGACTATTTCCGTCTCTTTCCCCTTGCTCTTGTCCTGGCTGCTTTGGCCATAGTCGTATTCTTTGTTCGAAGTCATGTTGAAGTCCGCGATTCTTATGGCTATGTAGCGAGTCCTTTTGTCTTAGTAAGAAGTGTATATTGTCATGTGAATGCTCATGTCCCAGCATTTCAAGTGAGCCGTCTGTGAGCATATGTACATTCTGACCGCTAACATTCGTAAGCGAAGAGCCGTCCAAACAACTACTTGTCATAGCAGTCAAAATCTGACTGATCTGGTGCTTGAAGATTTATGGTGGTGATTGAGTGTCGATAGACTGCTCTTGTTCATGCACGTCACCTCCTCGCCCCTGAATCGTTTTGTCTTGACTGACAAACCGCGTGTTAGCATTTTCCAGTACTTAGCAGTCCTCTCGTACGTGATAACATGTGGCTGTGGTTGTTGATTTGGCCAATGAATTATTTACATTGGGTAATTGTGTGGGCGGTTAGTCCATTGCCTGAACTGTATTTATGAGTCTTGAGCACATAAGCCTGGTAGCTGATGCTTATATCACGCGTCCAACTGCAATTCCTCACGCTTTGACAATTTCTGAGTCATCCATCGATCGTGGAAATATCTGATTCAATTAAGAGGATATAAAGACTGTTGAAGAAGTGCCCCTGTACCTAATGATATTCCTGAAATCTTACGATCAGGACCAACCATACCCCGAACTACTTTCTTGATTGATACTTAGCGGCAGCATCATCGATGCAGTTTTGACACTTTTTGCCTTCAGCCACGCCAGGCGTCTCTCTGCACACATAGCATATGCCTCTGTCTATTACTCTCTGTCGGCGCGCAGCCGAGGACCTTTTGTCCGTTTCCGCGCACCTCTCACATTTACTCTTCCCTGGGGCAAGGGGATTTTTGTCCTTCGGGCATTCCCCT from Fusarium fujikuroi IMI 58289 draft genome, chromosome FFUJ_chr04 harbors:
- a CDS encoding related to endo-polygalacturonase 6 codes for the protein MTDYTEAKVWVFANKTEGTPTIDGLNPTFRLDTIQLPPLKEEQILVKVLYISNDAGLRTFIGCTVDEDRMYVPPIKIGDPMHSGVIGEVLESNSARFKPGDLVMEPYRSWWGDKIILDTDTVQHIAPLPNNLSITHYLGAFGGSGLAGYVGLLHIAQAKPEHTIVVSAAAGATGSIVVQTAVKLLGAKRVVGIAGGEEKCAWVRDYLGAHVCVDYKSPTFVQDLKEATPDEVDIYFDNVGGAVLDGVLTRMKKFGMIAVCGAVSTYNSDRPTMLKNWLEIISQRLTLKGFFLFDHMDKIPDGMEQLIKAAVDGRINVDIENIVPAKIEDMPRAWIDVYNGGNKGKSITKLI